A single genomic interval of Hoplias malabaricus isolate fHopMal1 unplaced genomic scaffold, fHopMal1.hap1 scaffold_229, whole genome shotgun sequence harbors:
- the LOC136681739 gene encoding small ribosomal subunit protein eS21 isoform X2 — protein MQNDAGEFVDLYVPRKCSASNRIIAAKDHASIQINIAEVDKATGRFNGQFKTYAICGAIRRMGEADDSLLRLAKNDSIVSK, from the exons ATGCAGAACGACGCTGGTGAATTCGTGGACCTCTACGTGCCCCGAAAATG CTCTGCTAGCAACAGAATCATTGCTGCGAAGGACCATGCCTCAATCCAGATCAACATTGCTGAG GTTGACAAAGCCACAGGCAGGTTTAATGGACAGTTCAAAACCTATGCCATCTGTGGTGCCATTCGTAGAATG GGTGAGGCTGATGACTCTCTCCTAAGGCTAGCAAAGAACGACAGTATTGTCTCAAAGTAA
- the LOC136681739 gene encoding small ribosomal subunit protein eS21 isoform X1, translating into MQNDAGEFVDLYVPRKCSASNRIIAAKDHASIQINIAEVDKATGRFNGQFKTYAICGAIRRMGEADDSLLRLAKNDSIVSKNI; encoded by the exons ATGCAGAACGACGCTGGTGAATTCGTGGACCTCTACGTGCCCCGAAAATG CTCTGCTAGCAACAGAATCATTGCTGCGAAGGACCATGCCTCAATCCAGATCAACATTGCTGAG GTTGACAAAGCCACAGGCAGGTTTAATGGACAGTTCAAAACCTATGCCATCTGTGGTGCCATTCGTAGAATG GGTGAGGCTGATGACTCTCTCCTAAGGCTAGCAAAGAACGACAGTATTGTCTCAAA
- the gss gene encoding glutathione synthetase: MCTNGIPEDVLRNEDLIKRLEDVAKDTALLYGVLMRTKDKPNSPEVVSYAPFTLFPSPVPGALYHQALLVQTRFNELVDRISQNPLFLEEALTSTIRVDDFTAKLFNIYKQVQQESPASPIVLGLNRSDYMLDQGADGSASLKQIEINTIAASFGGLVSRMPAVHRHILKVANRPEEQEQIMDNNPAAGLAKALAKAWELYGSEKAVVLFLVEDVQRNIYDHRCVENELWSRDIPVIRRQFEDVYKGGMLDKDKKLFVDGQEVAIVYFRNGYMPQNYKSEQSWEARLMIERSCAVKCPDIGTHLAGTKKVQQELARPGVLERFFPDEPETVAQIFATFAGLYTLDMGDEGDKTVAMALANPDQYVLKPQREGGGNNIYGEEICRVLESMKNSTERTAYILMDKIQPRPCLNYLLRPDAPLRLGTCLSELGVFGAYVRRGNVMVMNECAGHLLRTKSSEHADGGVAAGVAVLDNPLLV, encoded by the exons ATGTGTACCAATGGGATCCCAGAGGATGTTTTGCGAAATGAGGACTTAATAAAAAGGCTGGAGGACGTGGCCAAAGACACTGCATTGCTGTATGGAGTCTTAATGCggaccaaagacaaaccaaaCTCTCCTGAA gtaGTGAGCTACGCACCGTTCACACTCTTCCCCTCTCCAGTGCCCGGGGCACTCTATCACCAGGCCCTCCTAGTTCAAACCCGCTTTAATGAACTAGTGGACAGAATCAGCCAGAATCCACTCTTTCTGGAGGAGGCTCTCACCAG CACAATCAGAGTTGATGACTTCACTGCAAAACTCTTCAACATTTACAAGCAAGTGCAACAGGAATCGCCAGCATCG CCTATAGTGCTCGGCCTGAATCGTTCAGATTACATGCTGGACCAGGGTGCTGATGGAAGTGCGTCTTTAAAGCAGATTGAAATCAACACCATTGCTGCCAGTTTTGGGGGTCTTGTCTCACGGATGCCGGCAGTCCAtcg GCACATTCTCAAGGTTGCGAACAGGCCAGAGGAACAGGAGCAAATTATGGATAACAACCCAGCAGCAGGTTTGGCCAAAGCCTTGGCAAAGGCCTGGGAACTGTATGGCTCAGAAAA GGCAGTGGTGTTGTTTCTTGTTGAGGATGTTCAGAGGAATATTTATGACCATCGATGCGTGGAGAATGAGCTTTGGTCGAG GGACATTCCTGTGATAAGGAGGCAGTTTGAAGATGTGTATAAAGGTGGAATGTTGGACAAGGACAAGAAGCTGTTTGT AGATGGACAGGAGGTTGCCATTGTGTATTTCCGTAATGGATACATGCCTCAAAACTACAAATCGGAACAA AGTTGGGAGGCGCGGTTGATGATTGAGCGCTCGTGTGCTGTGAAGTGTCCTGATATTGGCACTCACCTTGCCGGCACCAAGAAGGTCCAGCAGGAGCTGGCGAGGCCGGGGGTCCTGGAGCGCTTCTTTCCTGATGAGCCTGAAACTGTGGCCCAGATCTTTGCTACGTTCGCTGGCTTGTACACACTAGATATG GGGGATGAAGGTGACAAAACAGTAGCCATGGCTTTAGCCAACCCAGACCAGTACGTACTGAAACCCCAGAGAGAAGGAGGTG GGAACAACATTTACGGGGAGGAAATCTGCCGGGTGTTGGAGAGCATGAAGAACAGCACAGAGAGAACGGCCTACATCCTGATGGACAAGATCCAGCCCCGCCCCTGTCTGAATTACCTGCTCCGACCGGATGCTCCTCTCAGACTGGGCACATGTCTCAGTGAGCTGGGTGTGTTTGGAGCCTATGTCAG GAGGGGAAACGTGATGGTGATGAACGAGTGTGCGGGTCATCTGCTCAGGACCAAAAGTTCCGAACACGCTGATGGAGGCGTAGCTGCTGGAGTGGCAGTGCTGGACAATCCTCTTCTGGTTTAA
- the LOC136681738 gene encoding zinc finger protein 704-like: protein MAATVLTTLSTSPLVLNTSSSASGAVPEPACRGWKESLSASYSSSTSGNWSWDASDQSVPSTPSPPLSNDVSKSFLLSSHGEDNIEESESTHFLFEDPIPRKRKNSVKVMFKCLWKNCEKVLSTSSGIQRHIRTVHLGRNGDSDYSDGEEDFYYSEIEVNMDTLSEGLSNLTPTSPTTAGPPPVFPLASELIQSEPHIIHSPLSQSAPSTLCHIRTDHAYQATAPVNIPSMSSELPHSQSAISVSWQPPPVIFKAPSGAVNHVRTVSIGEKRQPVTHTTASKTHTINVPTPKPIAGTRKPRGEAKKCRKVYGMEKKDLWCTACRWKKACQRFTD, encoded by the exons ATGGCAGCGACTGTTCTGACCACGCTGTCTACCAGCCCTCTAGTGCTGAACACATCCTCCAGTGCTTCAG GTGCAGTCCCAGAACCCGCCTGCAGGGGGTGGAAGGAGAGCCTGTCAGCTAGCTACAGCAGCTCCACCAGTGGAAACTGGAGCTGGGACGCCAGTGACCAGTCTGTGCCCTCCACACCGTCCCCACCCCTCTCCAACGATGTCAGCAAGAGCTTCCTGCTTTCCTCACACGGTGAAGACAATATTGAAGAGTCTGAGAGCACACACTTCCTGTTTGAGGACCCCATCCCCCGTAAACGGAAG AACTCTGTGAAGGTGATGTTTAAGTGCTTGTGGAAGAACTGTGAAAAGGTCCTCAGCACATCCTCAGGGATCCAGCGGCACATCCGCACTGTGCACCTGGG GCGTAACGGGGATTCAGACTACAGTGATGGTGAGGAGGATTTCTACTATTCAGAAATTGAAGTGAACATGGACACTCTGTCGGAAGGACTCTCCAACCTCACACCAACTTCTCCCACCACGGCTGGACCTCCCCCTGTCTTCCCCCTGGCCAGCGAATTGATACAGTCAGAGCCCCATATAATCCACAGTccactcagccaatcagctcCATCCACACTGTGCCACATCCGGACTGACCACGCCTACCAG GCCACTGCTCCCGTCAACATTCCCAGCATGTCCTCTGAGCTGCCCCACAGCCAGAGTGCCATCAGtgtctcctggcagccacctccTGTTATCTTTAAAGCCCCATCG GGTGCAGTGAACCATGTCCGCACTGTGAGCATTGGGGAAAAGAGACAGCCCGTCACCCACACCACTGCCAGCAAGACACACACCATCAATGTACCCACACCCAAACCCATTGCTGGAACCAG AAAACCCCGTGGAGAAGCAAAGAAGTGTCGCAAGGTGTATGGGATGGAAAAGAAGGATCTGTGGTGTACAGCATGCCGCTGGAAGAAAGCCTGTCAGCGCTTTACTGACTGA